In one Nicotiana tomentosiformis chromosome 6, ASM39032v3, whole genome shotgun sequence genomic region, the following are encoded:
- the LOC138894412 gene encoding uncharacterized protein produces MAPNLEDPGAFTILCTIRSVEFAKALCDLGANINLMPYSVSKNLGIRQPRPTSIRLKMVDRNMKRPLGMFEDVLVRVDKFIVPADFVILDCEVDYEVSIILGRPFLVTGKALCDVEVEELTFWVGDKKSGAPCL; encoded by the coding sequence atggctcctaatctagaggatcccggtgctttcacgattcttTGTACAATTAGAAGTgttgagtttgctaaagctctttgtgatcttggggcaaatatcaatttgatgccctattcggtttctAAGAACTTGGGAattaggcaaccaagacccacctctataaGATTGAAAATGGTCGATCGTAatatgaagagacctttgggaatgtttgaagatgtcttggttcgtgttgataaattcattgttccagcggattttgtcattctagattgtgaagttgattatgaggtgtcgataattcttggaagacctttccttgttACGGGGAAGGCGCTTTGTGATGTTGAAGTTGAAGAACTCACTTTCTGGGTTGGTGATAAAAAAAGTGGTGCTCCATGTTTGTAA
- the LOC138894413 gene encoding uncharacterized protein: MVQIENIFKQMMENNADSEARLASHNTSIRNLEIQLWQISQALNTRPKGALPSDTVVNPKGENNTGHAMAMITRSGKGGDATISSQKKIMDDELVIQEDEITNNLVQANDKVRIDIDDNVEETQEEMNPSREHIIDILEPVVPKVKVPMPRPPPLYAQRLAKQNGEIQFKKFIAMMKSLSINVPLVEVLEQMTGYAKFIKDLVDSTLAVLKKWKKAIRWTLADIWGISPAFCMHKIILEEDAKPSVKHQRRLNEAIQEMFKKEIIKWLAGRDFYCFIGGYFDYNQILIAPEDQKKTTLTCPYGTFAFSRMLFGLCNAPTNFQLCMMAIFTHMVEDSLDVFMDDFSVVGNSFDDCLKILDKLLEKDSKFHFNEDCMKAFELLKFKLATTPIITALNWRLPFELMCDASDVAVRAVLEKRINKIFHPFYYASKTMNNAQVNYTVIEKDLLAIVFAMEKFRPYLMGTKVIVHTHHVALRYLMSNKYSKAQLMRWVLLLQEFDLEIQDRKGSKN, translated from the exons ATGGTGCAAATTGAGAACAtttttaagcaaatgatggagaataaTGCCGACTCCGAAGCTcgactagcctctcacaacacttcaattcgcaatttAGAAATTCAGTTGTGGCAAATCTCACAAGCtttgaacactcgtcctaagggggcactaccaagtgacacggtggtgaacccaaagggtgagaacaacacgggacatgccatggccatgattacaaggagtggaaaaggtggggatgcaaCCATCTCAAGTCAAAAAAAAATTATGGATGATGAActagtgattcaagaagatgagattacAAACAATTTGGTGCAAGCCAATGATAaagtaagaattgatattgatgacaatgtggaggagactcaagaggaaatgaacccgtctagggagcacattaTAGACATActagaaccggtagtgccaaaggttaaagtaccaatgccaaggcctcctcctctatacgctcaaaggcttgccaagcaaaatggcgagatccaattcaaaaagttcattgccATGATGAAAAGcctatctattaatgtgccattggttgaggttTTAGAGCAAATgaccggttatgcaaagttcataaaggatttg gtagactccacattggcggtgctaaaAAAGTGGAAGAAAGCTATtagatggacattggcggatatttggggtataagccccgccttttgcatgcataaaattattttggaggaggatgccaaaccctccgttaaacatcaaagaagactaaatgaAGCAATACAAGAGATgttcaaaaaggagatcataaagtg gttggccggccgtgaTTTCTATTGTTTTATTGGTGGGTATTTcgactacaatcaaattcttattgctccggaggatcaaAAGAAGACTACTctcacatgtccctatggtactttcgcattctcgcggatgctaTTTGGTTTATGCAATGCACCAACGAATTTTCAActgtgtatgatggctatcttcacacATATGGTGGAGGATTCCCTTGatgtcttcatggatgacttttcagtggtcgggaattcttttgatgattgcttgaaaattttggataag CTATTGGAGAAAGATTCCAAATTCCATTTTAAcgaggattgcatgaaggcatttgaattgctcaagttcaaattggCAACCACTCCTATCATCACCGCTCTGAATTGGAggttgccttttgagctcatgtgtgatgctagtgatgtggcggtccgagcagttttggagaaacgtatcaacaaaatcttccatccattctactatgctagtaagaccatgaacaatgcccaagtcaattacacggtGATCGAAAAAGATctccttgctattgtttttgctatggaaaagttccgcccgtacttgatgggtacaaaggtgattgtccacacgcATCATGTGGCACTTCGGTACCTAATGAGCAATAAATATTCAAAGGCGCAAttaatgagatgggtgcttttattgcaagaaTTCGATCTAGAAATCCAAGACCGCAAAGGCAGTAAAAactaa